A genomic stretch from Bacillus sp. E(2018) includes:
- a CDS encoding SPOR domain-containing protein — MKREISILINGKEKNYSEDQTSVKEQPVHNEVAAAIEEVNRGGYTILATSLKKRDNFFKRKNGHVLNKRTSFLVPNNGKGFPKQIVAAIMGAIVTGTILGVLVLTVFSSDITEAGDKATEVSAVQTEKVADTGKSVTIRPITLDFSALQAGVFSSKDRAEGVVKSIEEKGFSAVVFKDEEKYSVIVGIGNEKHQLDKFNEAYQKEMDKPLFKSLSFSFDQLKTPTKLDETYFTNGQILLQNTLTLSQMPEASGSGLDRTLSDFNKWKEYGKGQKGKWSESTTKAASDFEKQLEGAFLALKDSKKGELNWAFQQKVMDSLQSYTNLLETLK; from the coding sequence ATGAAACGAGAGATATCTATCTTAATCAATGGTAAAGAAAAGAATTATAGTGAAGATCAAACATCTGTTAAAGAGCAACCCGTTCATAATGAAGTTGCTGCTGCCATCGAGGAAGTGAACAGAGGCGGATATACGATTCTGGCAACTTCTCTAAAGAAACGTGACAACTTTTTCAAAAGAAAGAACGGACATGTCCTAAACAAGAGGACAAGCTTCCTTGTTCCGAATAATGGGAAAGGCTTTCCTAAGCAAATAGTTGCAGCAATAATGGGGGCTATCGTTACTGGAACCATTTTAGGGGTATTAGTCTTAACGGTATTCTCTTCAGATATCACAGAAGCTGGAGATAAAGCGACAGAAGTTTCAGCGGTTCAGACAGAAAAGGTAGCGGATACAGGTAAATCTGTAACAATTAGGCCGATAACATTAGATTTCTCGGCACTGCAAGCGGGTGTCTTCTCATCAAAGGACCGAGCTGAAGGAGTTGTGAAATCGATAGAAGAAAAAGGGTTTTCAGCAGTTGTTTTTAAAGATGAAGAGAAGTATTCAGTAATTGTGGGAATCGGTAATGAGAAGCATCAATTAGATAAATTTAATGAAGCTTACCAAAAAGAGATGGATAAGCCGCTTTTTAAATCGCTCTCGTTTTCGTTTGATCAATTGAAAACTCCCACAAAGTTAGACGAAACCTATTTTACGAACGGTCAGATTCTACTTCAAAATACGCTCACTCTTTCTCAGATGCCAGAAGCAAGTGGTTCAGGCCTTGATCGGACGCTTAGCGATTTTAATAAGTGGAAAGAGTATGGAAAAGGGCAAAAAGGCAAATGGAGTGAAAGTACAACGAAAGCAGCATCAGATTTTGAAAAGCAGCTTGAAGGTGCTTTTCTGGCTTTAAAGGATTCCAAAAAGGGAGAGCTGAACTGGGCTTTTCAGCAAAAAGTAATGGATAGTTTGCAGTCTTATACGAACCTGCTTGAAACATTAAAGTAA
- a CDS encoding sensor domain-containing diguanylate cyclase, whose protein sequence is MASRKKRMILTTAWIFLFPLAIWTAVQMTSNQPDINVIDLGIISFLAIVVSCFPIKVMNTNISFMSGINLAVFLYYGLTVALYMTLLSVVAMFISLKIHVIKEYYRYMANTLMFTWLIICESTIFHLLGGEVGPFAVDESINLIPVVAYVLTGLVLNHVGLYFIVKVLYEEDVAFFERDAVWDLVSEVLAIPVGLMLYVLYSQLGRPGIFYVGLPFLSLSIIINLYHVSQQINDALQKVSEIGQQLSEHLKVNHILDVFIERLIGFMNVDFAFIYDADAGEHLKIIRQYESEEGILTSVPIKKHEAISGRVWSTGKSIRYSKLKPWRQISEVFFQGKAHSVLSVPMIRNQKIVGIITFASKEKHAFQKHHLIILEILANYLAVAIDNARNYESTKLKSEQCPLTGLYNYRYFEGILTEMYQNYEYFRKQFSIILLDIDHFKKVNDTYGHQSGNEVLILLARRLEEFIGDRGTVSRYGGEEFIILLPESGDRAGIQLAEQLRSVISDQGFDIHNDLTDQCRHTIYITASIGVATAPHQGEDALTLVRNADRAMYTGAKQQGRNKVAAYIG, encoded by the coding sequence ATGGCAAGTAGAAAAAAACGTATGATTCTTACAACGGCATGGATTTTCTTATTTCCACTCGCAATTTGGACAGCTGTTCAGATGACAAGTAATCAGCCTGATATCAATGTAATAGACCTTGGTATTATCAGCTTTTTAGCGATCGTAGTATCTTGTTTCCCGATCAAAGTGATGAATACGAACATCTCCTTCATGTCAGGTATCAATTTAGCCGTATTCTTATACTATGGGCTGACTGTTGCTTTATATATGACATTGTTATCTGTTGTTGCCATGTTTATCTCACTCAAGATTCATGTGATAAAAGAGTATTATAGGTATATGGCGAACACGCTCATGTTTACATGGCTCATTATTTGCGAGAGCACGATCTTTCATCTCCTTGGAGGTGAAGTGGGACCGTTTGCAGTAGACGAATCTATTAATTTGATTCCTGTAGTTGCCTATGTTTTAACGGGGTTAGTACTAAATCACGTTGGTCTTTACTTCATCGTAAAAGTATTATACGAAGAAGATGTTGCTTTTTTTGAACGTGATGCAGTTTGGGACTTAGTATCTGAAGTTCTAGCTATTCCAGTAGGTCTCATGCTATATGTTCTATACTCTCAGCTAGGACGCCCTGGAATCTTCTATGTCGGTCTACCTTTTCTATCATTATCTATCATTATCAACCTCTATCATGTTAGTCAACAGATTAACGATGCTCTTCAAAAAGTGAGTGAAATCGGCCAGCAACTTTCTGAACATTTAAAGGTCAACCATATACTAGATGTTTTTATAGAAAGATTGATCGGTTTTATGAATGTTGATTTTGCTTTCATTTATGATGCTGATGCAGGTGAACATCTAAAAATTATTCGTCAATACGAAAGTGAAGAAGGGATTCTCACTTCCGTTCCAATAAAAAAACATGAAGCGATCAGTGGAAGAGTTTGGTCCACAGGTAAAAGTATACGTTATAGCAAATTGAAGCCATGGCGACAGATATCAGAGGTTTTCTTTCAAGGAAAGGCACATTCTGTACTCTCCGTTCCAATGATTAGAAATCAAAAGATCGTAGGTATTATCACTTTTGCTTCAAAAGAAAAGCACGCTTTTCAAAAGCATCACTTGATCATCCTTGAAATCTTAGCCAACTACTTAGCGGTAGCGATCGATAATGCAAGAAACTACGAATCTACAAAGTTAAAAAGTGAACAATGTCCTTTAACGGGTTTATATAATTACCGTTATTTTGAGGGCATTCTAACCGAAATGTACCAAAACTATGAGTATTTTAGAAAGCAGTTCTCGATCATCTTATTGGATATCGATCACTTCAAAAAAGTAAATGATACATACGGTCATCAAAGTGGAAATGAAGTATTGATCCTCTTGGCTAGAAGGCTAGAAGAGTTTATTGGTGATCGAGGAACAGTTTCAAGATATGGCGGAGAAGAATTTATTATCTTGCTGCCAGAATCAGGGGACAGAGCAGGTATCCAATTAGCTGAACAGCTTCGTTCTGTTATTTCTGATCAAGGATTTGATATACATAACGACCTTACTGATCAATGCAGACATACGATCTACATAACGGCTAGTATCGGTGTGGCAACTGCTCCTCATCAAGGAGAAGATGCCCTTACATTAGTGCGTAACGCAGATCGTGCCATGTATACAGGCGCAAAACAACAAGGAAGAAATAAAGTTGCCGCTTATATCGGATAA
- the radC gene encoding DNA repair protein RadC, producing the protein MKPLMIKDYPLQERPRERLLNDGPEALSNYELLAILLRTGTKQMSAIQLAHHIIQQFEGLRQLKEATIGELKEINGIGSAKAVELMAAIELGKRISRLQFEERYTIRSPEDGARYLMDELRFLQQEHFVCLYLNTKNQVLYKKTVFIGSLNTSIVHPREVFKEGFKHSSASIICFHNHPSGDPAPSREDIEVTKRLVECGKMLGIEVLDHIIIGDQRYVSLKEKGYV; encoded by the coding sequence ATGAAACCGCTTATGATAAAAGATTACCCATTACAGGAGAGACCGCGAGAGAGACTATTAAATGATGGTCCTGAAGCACTCTCAAACTATGAATTGTTAGCTATTCTTTTAAGAACGGGTACGAAGCAAATGTCAGCTATCCAGCTTGCTCATCATATCATTCAGCAATTTGAAGGATTGAGGCAACTAAAAGAAGCAACAATTGGTGAATTGAAAGAAATCAACGGCATAGGATCCGCAAAAGCAGTGGAACTGATGGCTGCTATCGAGCTTGGAAAACGTATCAGCCGCCTTCAGTTTGAAGAGAGGTACACGATCCGTTCACCTGAAGATGGAGCTCGATACCTGATGGATGAACTGCGTTTTTTACAGCAAGAACACTTCGTTTGTTTATATTTAAACACTAAAAATCAAGTGCTTTATAAAAAAACAGTATTTATAGGAAGTCTGAATACTTCTATTGTACACCCGCGAGAAGTTTTTAAAGAAGGCTTCAAACACTCTAGTGCTTCAATCATCTGCTTTCATAATCATCCAAGTGGTGATCCTGCTCCTAGCAGGGAAGATATTGAAGTAACAAAAAGATTAGTAGAGTGCGGAAAGATGTTAGGAATTGAAGTGTTGGATCACATTATTATCGGTGATCAAAGATACGTAAGTTTAAAAGAAAAAGGATATGTTTAA
- a CDS encoding rod shape-determining protein, producing MFGGFSRDLGIDLGTANTLVYVKGKGVVVREPSVVALRTDTGSIEAVGNAAKNMIGRTPGNIVAVRPMKDGVIADFETTATMMKYFIQQAQKNRSVFARKPYVMVCVPSGITAVEKRAVEDATKQAGAREAYTIEEPFAAAIGADLPVWEPTGSMVVDIGGGTTEVAIISLGGIVTSQSIRIAGDEMDDAIIAYIKKTYNLMIGERTAETLKLEVGSAGAPDGIEDMDIRGRDLLTGLPKTITITAEEVSSALRDTVNSIMDAVKVTLEKTPPELAADIMDRGIVLTGGGALLRNLDKVISEETKMPVIVAENALDCVAVGTGRALENLHLFKSKAGITSRSKSK from the coding sequence ATGTTTGGTGGATTTTCAAGAGATTTAGGAATTGATTTAGGAACTGCAAACACACTTGTTTACGTGAAGGGCAAGGGTGTTGTTGTGCGTGAACCTTCCGTTGTTGCTTTGCGTACTGACACAGGTTCAATTGAAGCAGTAGGTAATGCTGCTAAGAATATGATTGGACGTACTCCTGGTAATATCGTTGCCGTACGACCAATGAAAGATGGAGTTATTGCTGATTTTGAAACAACAGCTACAATGATGAAATATTTTATTCAGCAAGCCCAAAAAAACCGTTCTGTTTTTGCACGTAAACCTTATGTGATGGTATGTGTACCTTCAGGAATTACTGCAGTTGAAAAACGTGCGGTAGAAGATGCGACTAAACAAGCGGGAGCTCGTGAAGCTTATACGATTGAAGAACCGTTTGCAGCTGCAATCGGTGCAGACCTACCTGTATGGGAGCCAACAGGAAGCATGGTCGTTGATATCGGTGGGGGGACGACTGAAGTTGCGATTATTTCACTAGGTGGAATTGTAACAAGCCAGTCTATCCGAATTGCTGGAGATGAAATGGATGACGCGATCATCGCTTACATTAAAAAGACTTACAATCTAATGATTGGTGAGAGAACGGCTGAAACACTTAAACTAGAAGTTGGTTCAGCTGGTGCGCCTGATGGTATCGAGGATATGGACATCCGCGGTAGAGATTTGTTGACAGGTCTACCAAAAACGATTACGATTACGGCGGAAGAAGTTTCCAGTGCGTTGCGTGATACTGTTAATAGCATCATGGATGCTGTTAAAGTAACTCTTGAGAAAACACCACCTGAACTTGCTGCTGATATTATGGATCGTGGTATCGTTCTAACTGGTGGAGGTGCTTTATTAAGAAACTTGGATAAAGTAATCAGTGAAGAGACGAAGATGCCTGTTATCGTGGCTGAGAACGCGTTGGATTGTGTAGCAGTTGGAACTGGCCGTGCGCTTGAAAACCTGCACCTTTTTAAATCCAAGGCTGGTATAACTTCTAGATCTAAATCCAAGTAA
- the mreD gene encoding rod shape-determining protein MreD codes for MKKVFLPFLIYLAFISESSLVQAFLPQDNSMDWQLVPRFSMVLILFVAVYVNTTYGLLYGLAFGLLTDLLYTDIIGVYLFSMAATAYIISIFSRYLFGNLIVTLLLSVVGVSILEFFVYGLNSLIGISTQMLDVFLYKRLLPTLILNGFFAILIYYPFVKQLNQIKDTLKEN; via the coding sequence ATGAAAAAAGTCTTTCTTCCTTTTCTTATCTATTTAGCTTTTATTAGTGAAAGTTCTTTAGTACAAGCTTTCTTGCCTCAGGATAATAGTATGGATTGGCAGCTTGTCCCTCGGTTTTCGATGGTATTGATCTTGTTTGTTGCCGTTTATGTAAACACGACATACGGACTTTTGTATGGTCTGGCTTTCGGTCTGCTCACTGACCTTCTGTATACAGACATCATTGGTGTGTATTTGTTTTCAATGGCTGCTACAGCATACATTATTTCTATTTTTTCAAGATATTTATTTGGGAACTTGATCGTGACGTTACTTCTGTCCGTTGTAGGGGTTTCCATTTTAGAGTTTTTTGTATACGGTTTGAACAGTCTTATAGGAATCAGCACGCAGATGTTAGATGTGTTCCTGTATAAAAGATTGTTGCCTACCCTCATCTTAAACGGTTTCTTTGCGATACTCATTTATTATCCGTTTGTAAAGCAGTTGAACCAAATAAAGGATACTCTAAAAGAAAACTAA
- the mreC gene encoding rod shape-determining protein MreC, whose protein sequence is MPHFFSNKRLIILLVSIIILVALIGFSMKKRESLTLPEQFLKDSAGLTQTIFYKPANTLAGFFENLAEMKQLYKENQMLKARLDEYAKLYVQYEEAKKTNETLKAQLDKEEDLTDFKVREATVIGRSPDQWNQFIYINKGEKDGIKPKMAVISPQGFIGKVTNVSLFQSTVQLISDNDRTNRFSAIVQGEKNIFGTIEGYDAKKQALVFKKIPVDAKIKKGQKVITSGLGDVFPPNLLIGEVIDIEPDEVGLTQTAYLKPSADLYDIDHVMVLEREMPAVDESLREKEEE, encoded by the coding sequence ATGCCACATTTTTTTTCGAATAAACGCCTTATCATTCTACTAGTCAGTATTATTATTCTAGTAGCTCTGATCGGTTTTTCGATGAAAAAACGGGAAAGCCTAACCTTACCTGAACAGTTTTTAAAAGATTCTGCAGGACTAACACAAACGATTTTCTATAAACCCGCTAATACACTAGCGGGTTTCTTTGAGAATTTAGCTGAAATGAAGCAGCTCTACAAAGAGAATCAAATGTTAAAAGCTAGGTTAGATGAGTACGCGAAACTTTATGTACAGTATGAGGAAGCTAAAAAAACAAACGAAACACTTAAAGCACAATTAGACAAAGAAGAAGATCTCACCGATTTTAAAGTGAGAGAAGCGACTGTGATCGGCCGCTCCCCTGATCAATGGAACCAATTTATTTACATTAATAAAGGGGAAAAAGATGGTATCAAACCGAAGATGGCAGTCATCTCACCACAAGGATTTATTGGAAAAGTAACTAATGTATCCTTGTTCCAATCAACGGTTCAGTTGATCAGTGATAATGATCGTACGAATCGTTTCTCTGCTATCGTTCAAGGTGAGAAGAATATCTTTGGAACGATCGAAGGTTATGATGCAAAAAAACAGGCGTTGGTGTTTAAAAAGATTCCTGTAGATGCAAAGATCAAGAAAGGCCAAAAGGTTATCACATCTGGTCTTGGAGATGTCTTTCCACCTAACCTGCTCATCGGAGAAGTTATTGATATTGAACCAGATGAAGTGGGCTTAACTCAAACGGCTTATTTAAAGCCTTCAGCAGATCTTTATGATATCGATCATGTGATGGTGCTTGAACGCGAAATGCCTGCAGTGGATGAAAGTTTAAGAGAAAAGGAGGAAGAATGA
- the minC gene encoding septum site-determining protein MinC, with protein MVQKLQHNVTIKGTKDGLVLLLDDKCSFDLLVEELNDKLTAGSSQMLNGPVISVKVKAGNRYLTAEQEEKLIEILKQKENLILDHIESEVITKAEAEELRKDAQVVTVSKVVRSGQVLDVQGDLLLIGDVNPGATVMATGNIYILGSLKGIAHCGTKGNEEAIIAASVMKPSQLRIAHHINRAPDSYPELGNEMEFAYISNEEKQIRIDRISAVHRLRPKLNSLL; from the coding sequence ATGGTACAAAAACTCCAGCACAACGTTACAATTAAAGGAACAAAAGACGGCCTCGTTTTATTGTTGGATGATAAGTGTTCCTTCGATCTATTAGTCGAGGAGCTTAATGATAAATTAACCGCCGGAAGCAGCCAAATGTTAAACGGACCTGTTATTTCCGTTAAAGTAAAAGCAGGTAATCGTTATTTGACAGCTGAACAAGAAGAGAAATTAATAGAAATTCTTAAACAAAAAGAAAATTTGATCCTAGATCACATTGAGTCAGAGGTAATCACAAAAGCTGAAGCCGAAGAATTGAGAAAAGATGCTCAAGTGGTAACCGTTTCAAAAGTCGTCAGATCAGGCCAGGTGCTTGATGTTCAAGGAGACCTGCTACTGATCGGCGATGTTAATCCTGGAGCAACAGTTATGGCGACAGGAAATATTTATATTCTTGGCTCGCTAAAAGGAATCGCTCATTGCGGCACGAAAGGCAACGAAGAAGCGATCATTGCAGCATCCGTAATGAAACCTTCTCAACTCAGGATTGCTCACCATATTAATAGAGCACCAGACTCTTATCCTGAACTAGGAAATGAGATGGAGTTTGCTTACATATCCAATGAAGAAAAACAGATTCGTATTGATCGAATCAGTGCTGTTCATCGACTAAGACCGAAACTGAACAGTTTGCTATAG
- a CDS encoding site-2 protease family protein, with protein MIKLIIEFIRKIKINPAFWVVIFGAVYTGHFREIIVWFFVVLIHEMGHFAGARLFNWRVSRIDLLPFGGAAVVEEHGTRPFHEEVWVAVLGPLQHIWLTGVAYVLSQFNIISADDFYWFFLLNLTLFLFNLLPIWPLDGGKVLFALVTKWVPYREAQQKFIIGSGILLLMGSIWQISLQPTHLNLWVICVFLGLAHILEWRSRHYVFMRFLLNTLQQSNGRETRTIIVPPTWSLSKVTHHLVKGVSHSIVIKSFNPTTINEKQLLEAYFHNHSPECAIGKVFR; from the coding sequence TTGATTAAATTAATAATCGAATTCATACGAAAAATAAAGATCAATCCCGCCTTTTGGGTTGTCATTTTTGGTGCAGTCTATACAGGGCATTTTAGGGAGATCATCGTTTGGTTTTTCGTAGTTCTAATTCATGAGATGGGTCATTTCGCTGGTGCCCGTCTTTTTAATTGGAGAGTTTCAAGAATAGATCTTCTGCCTTTTGGAGGAGCGGCAGTAGTTGAAGAGCATGGAACACGTCCATTTCATGAAGAGGTGTGGGTGGCTGTTCTTGGTCCGCTTCAGCACATTTGGCTGACTGGTGTCGCTTATGTCTTAAGTCAGTTTAACATCATCTCTGCTGATGATTTTTATTGGTTTTTTCTTTTGAATCTAACGCTTTTCTTATTTAATCTTCTTCCGATATGGCCACTCGATGGTGGAAAAGTGTTATTTGCTCTTGTCACGAAATGGGTTCCCTATAGGGAAGCACAACAGAAATTTATTATAGGCTCCGGAATATTGCTGTTGATGGGTAGCATTTGGCAGATTTCGTTACAGCCTACACACTTAAACCTTTGGGTAATCTGCGTGTTCTTAGGGTTAGCTCATATTCTTGAATGGCGCAGCAGACATTATGTATTCATGCGATTCTTGCTGAACACATTACAACAATCAAACGGGAGAGAAACCCGTACGATTATCGTACCTCCTACATGGTCACTCTCAAAAGTCACCCATCATTTAGTAAAAGGAGTTTCGCATTCTATCGTCATTAAGAGCTTTAATCCTACAACAATCAATGAGAAGCAACTTTTAGAGGCTTATTTTCATAATCATTCTCCTGAGTGTGCAATCGGAAAAGTTTTTCGTTAG
- a CDS encoding Maf family protein produces MKRLILASASPRRYELLSLTLLPFETYPSTLEEKMDLSLTPSRLVESLAEQKAADIFTKKPDCVVLGADTIVSYQDKRLGKPKNRMEAAEILRMLSGQTHEVYTGVCLIDQTKKVIFSEKTSVTFHTLDESTIAWYLNTGEPFDKAGSYGIQGSGSLLVDKIQGDYFNVVGLPISKVVRSLQEFGFSFTESVTKTE; encoded by the coding sequence ATGAAACGCCTCATATTAGCCTCTGCTTCACCTCGAAGATATGAACTTCTGTCATTAACGCTTCTTCCATTTGAAACGTATCCGAGTACACTTGAAGAAAAAATGGATCTTTCCCTTACTCCAAGTCGATTGGTAGAATCACTTGCTGAACAGAAAGCTGCTGACATTTTTACGAAAAAGCCAGATTGCGTCGTCCTCGGTGCAGATACGATTGTATCTTATCAGGATAAACGTCTAGGTAAACCGAAAAATCGGATGGAAGCTGCTGAAATATTAAGAATGCTCTCAGGTCAAACACATGAAGTTTACACGGGAGTTTGCTTAATTGACCAAACAAAAAAGGTCATTTTCTCTGAAAAGACAAGTGTTACTTTTCACACGTTAGATGAAAGCACAATTGCTTGGTACTTAAACACGGGTGAACCATTTGATAAAGCCGGAAGCTATGGGATTCAAGGATCTGGATCGCTATTAGTCGATAAAATTCAAGGTGATTACTTCAATGTTGTAGGATTGCCGATTTCTAAGGTGGTTCGTTCACTACAAGAATTCGGGTTTTCATTCACCGAGTCAGTCACGAAGACTGAATAA
- the minD gene encoding septum site-determining protein MinD, with protein MGEAIVITSGKGGVGKTTTSANLGTALALSGKKVCLVDTDIGLRNLDVLMGLENRIIYDLVDVAEERCKLKQALIKDKRFECLYLLPAAQTKDKSSITPEQVKKIVQELKQDYDYVIIDCPAGIEQGFKNAIAGADKSIVVTNPETASMRDADRIIGLLEQEDMEPPKLIVNRLRNHLAKNGDMLDVDEIVSVLSIELLGVVIDDENVIKAANKGEPVALQPDSKASIAYRNIARRILGESVPLLSLEEDKGFFGKIKTLLGMK; from the coding sequence ATGGGAGAAGCGATAGTCATAACGTCTGGGAAAGGTGGAGTCGGTAAAACGACGACTTCTGCCAATTTAGGTACTGCTCTAGCTCTTTCTGGAAAAAAAGTATGTCTTGTAGATACAGATATCGGGTTGAGAAACTTGGATGTATTGATGGGACTTGAGAATCGCATCATCTATGATCTTGTTGATGTTGCAGAAGAACGCTGCAAACTTAAACAAGCATTAATAAAAGATAAGCGCTTTGAGTGTTTGTACCTGCTCCCAGCAGCTCAAACAAAAGATAAATCTTCCATTACCCCTGAACAAGTTAAAAAGATCGTTCAGGAATTAAAGCAAGATTATGATTATGTGATTATTGACTGTCCTGCAGGTATTGAACAAGGTTTCAAGAATGCTATTGCAGGTGCAGATAAATCAATTGTTGTAACGAACCCTGAAACTGCTTCTATGCGTGATGCTGATCGCATTATCGGGCTTTTAGAACAAGAGGATATGGAACCTCCTAAACTTATTGTGAATCGTCTTCGCAATCATCTTGCTAAGAACGGTGATATGTTAGATGTTGATGAGATCGTCTCTGTACTTTCAATTGAACTTCTTGGAGTCGTGATTGACGATGAGAATGTAATTAAAGCTGCGAACAAAGGTGAACCCGTTGCGTTACAGCCTGATTCAAAAGCTTCTATTGCATATCGTAATATCGCAAGAAGAATTTTAGGTGAGTCTGTTCCACTTCTATCACTAGAAGAAGACAAAGGTTTCTTTGGAAAAATCAAGACATTACTAGGTATGAAATAA
- a CDS encoding M23 family metallopeptidase — protein sequence MKNRADEIRKKYGNISKNGSSKESSSPVTSSRDLPEKSHPLFNRHAMLMQIMFSIILFLIVGIAFKNNNDHTVQAQKFIKHVYQDEFQFAAAKDWYEDKFGKPLALFPKDKLQKEKKSEEVSEVFAVPANGKVYETFSTNGKGIVIETGKEEDVETAKSGYIVYAGKKEDHGYTVIIQHADEQESWYGDLKEIDKSIKLYNYVESGTRLGKVSQSKDGKSGKFYFAIKKDKSFIDPSKVIDID from the coding sequence ATGAAAAATAGAGCAGATGAAATTCGAAAAAAGTACGGTAATATTTCTAAGAACGGCAGTTCAAAAGAAAGTAGTAGCCCGGTAACCTCATCCAGGGACTTACCGGAGAAATCTCATCCTCTATTCAACCGTCATGCTATGTTAATGCAGATCATGTTTTCAATTATCTTATTTTTAATCGTAGGAATCGCCTTTAAAAATAATAATGACCATACTGTACAGGCCCAAAAGTTTATCAAACATGTCTATCAAGATGAGTTTCAGTTTGCTGCAGCCAAAGATTGGTATGAAGATAAATTCGGGAAACCCCTAGCTCTGTTTCCTAAGGATAAATTACAGAAAGAAAAGAAATCAGAAGAAGTCAGTGAAGTATTTGCTGTTCCTGCAAATGGTAAAGTGTATGAGACGTTCAGTACGAACGGCAAAGGAATCGTAATCGAAACGGGTAAGGAAGAAGATGTTGAAACAGCGAAAAGTGGTTACATTGTTTATGCTGGAAAAAAGGAAGACCATGGATATACGGTAATTATTCAACACGCAGATGAACAAGAATCGTGGTATGGGGATCTGAAGGAAATCGATAAGTCCATAAAACTATATAATTACGTTGAGAGCGGAACACGGTTAGGGAAAGTGTCACAGAGCAAGGATGGGAAGTCGGGTAAATTTTACTTTGCAATAAAAAAAGACAAGAGCTTTATCGATCCTAGTAAGGTGATTGATATTGATTAA